A single Aspergillus chevalieri M1 DNA, chromosome 3, nearly complete sequence DNA region contains:
- a CDS encoding RNA-binding ribosome biosynthesis protein MAK21 (BUSCO:EOG092612XD;~COG:J,K;~EggNog:ENOG410PFAJ;~InterPro:IPR016024,IPR005612,IPR040155;~PFAM:PF03914) — MAKNNNKGKGSAIPDGGVALNDSNVGGDSLPNFEENAFAGLRQKIEQKLKDQNSKSKNKGKGGAKDAPKNDTPKKDAPAPKNNTKNESAPRAAPKQEPKNDNKGKKRDRNGDVIAREEKSAGKDKVSKASDDTLRQEILALGGTEEDLDLVAGVESEDEVEDVNTSKKSGKKSDDDALRKELSSMLAAAGQVVPEDLKDDEVEEEQEEEADDDEEEEGDGDDESDEQEEAEEEESDAEEEASPEPSANAEEYSKETKKEPVKPEEFVVPKEFAKLVIPPRSDWYATSLPSIKSAKLATTLPRYVVDRLHEHALSLLEKDTKMYNAAQQASASSSHKFYSTIMASGTLSDKISALTLAVQESPVHNTKALETLVGLGKKRSRAQAVEVLRSLKDMFAQGTLLPNDRRLRSFANQPSLMAAFQGVNNWTANDPLPNGLQNSHLILWAYENFLKDQYFEVLKILEVWCNDEIEFSRSRALSYVYELLKEKPEQEANLLRLLVNKLGDPSKKIASRASYLLLQLEQVHPLMKPTVVTAVEEVLFRPGQSQHAKYYGIITLNQTVLSLKEEKTAVKLLDIYFALFVTLLKSKKPVKSQQGKNKPGNRKSIKKAKEEEKGLAQQEEMQDKLVSGVLTGVNRAYPFTSSDTARLAKHIDTLFRITHSSNFNTSIQALMLIQQLTSSHQVGADRFYRTLYESLLDPRVATSSKQALYLNLLFKALKNDVNIRRVKAFVKRLVQILGMHQPSFICGIFYLIRELEKTYSGLQTLLDQPEENESDDEEVFRDVPDEDDEPQQPEEPEVKPQKPQNVYDPRKRDPEHSNADKTCLWELLPYMSHFHPSVSVNAAHLLDHQTMSGKPDLSIHTLSHFLDRFIYRTPKADKGARGSSIMQPLAGGETADRFIGAGKAATHVPLNSEAFWKKKADEVAAEDVFFHEYFNRVGKDKEKSKARSKKDDKDPVAKHEEDGDLSDNEDEIWKALVDSRPELEDGDSDDDLDMDDLESAYDAEENADEGSGDEGVIFNDESDKSDEEPVDEDISEPEPAPKPKSKDSKKKDEEPSDEDDDFDMDVSDDDAFVGSDEELPMDMGDFGEEEEEEEEKPAKEKDSKKRRKLKHLPTFASADDYAALLAGEDDGM, encoded by the exons ATGGCgaaaaataataataaaggGAAAGGCTCAGCCATTCCAGATGGCGGCGTCGCATTGAACGATTCCAACGTTGGGGGAGATTCTCTCCCTAATTTCGAGGAAAACGCATTCGCCGGCCTGCGACAGAAAATCGAACAGAAGTTGAAGGACCAGAACTCCAAATCGAAGAACAAAGGCAAGGGTGGCGCGAAGGATGCTCCTAAGAACGATACCCCTAAGAAGGATGCCCCGGCTCCTAAGAATAATACCAAGAACGAATCAGCACCGAGAGCTGCGCCGAAGCAAGAACCGAAGAATGATAACAAGGGCAAAAAACGGGATCGCAACGGTGATGTGATCGCGCGGGAAGAAAAGTCTGCTGGGAAGGATAAGGTGTCGAAAGCGAGTGATGATACCCTGCGCCAGGAGATCTTGGCCCTCGGAGGTACTGAGGAGGATCTCGATTTGGTTGCAGGTGTTGAGTCCGAAGATGAAGTGGAAGACGTGAATACCTCGAAGAAATCGGGCAAGAAATCTGACGATGATGCATTACGCAAAGAGTTGTCGAGTATGCTGGCGGCTGCGGGTCAGGTTGTGCCAGAAGACTTGAAGGATGACGAggtggaagaggaacaggaagaggaggcggacgacgacgaggaagaggagggagatggagatgatgaaAGCGATGAGCAGGAAGAagctgaggaagaggagtcTGATGCGGAAGAGGAGGCTTCTCCTGAGCCTTCTGCTAACGCTGAAGAATACTCGAAGGAGACGAAAAAGGAACCCGTGAAACCAGAAGAATTCGTTGTTCCCAAGGAATTCGCTAAACTG GTTATTCCACCGAGGTCTGACTGGTACGCGACATCTCTCCCTTCGATCAAATCTGCGAAACTAGCGACTACACTTCCCCGTTATGTGGTTGATCGATTGCACGAACATGCCTTGTCGCTGTTAGAGAAGGATACAAAGATGTACAATGCAGCGCAACAAGCTTCAGCATCCTCATCCCACAAGTTCTATTCGACCATAATGGCCTCCGGTACACTCAGTGACAAGATCTCCGCACTCACACTGGCCGTCCAAGAATCTCCGGTGCATAACACCAAGGCACTGGAGACCCTGGTCGGTCTTGGAAAGAAGCGAAGCCGTGCGCAAGCAGTCGAAGTGCTTCGTTCTTTGAAGGATATGTTCGCCCAGGGTACACTTCTCCCGAATGATCGACGACTCCGTTCATTCGCGAACCAGCCGTCCCTCATGGCTGCATTCCAGGGAGTCAACAACTGGACTGCAAATGACCCTCTTCCCAATGGTCTCCAGAACAGCCATCTCATCCTGTGGGCTTACGAAAACTTCCTAAAGGACCAGTACTTCGAAGTCCTCAAGATTCTGGAAGTCTGGTGCAATGACGAGATCGAGTTCTCCCGCTCCCGCGCTCTGAGTTACGTCTACGAATTGCTGAAGGAGAAGCCGGAGCAGGAAGCTAATCTTCTGCGACTGCTGGTCAACAAGCTTGGCGATCCGAGCAAGAAGATCGCATCGCGTGCTTCGTACCTGCTCCTGCAGCTGGAACAAGTGCACCCCCTTATGAAGCCGACGGTCGTCACAGCTGTTGAAGAGGTGCTTTTCCGGCCAGGACAAAGCCAGCACGCCAAGTACTATGGTATTATCACATTGAACCAGACTGTCCTGAGcttgaaggaggagaagaccGCGGTCAAGTTGCTTGATATCTACTTCGCGCTTTTTGTTACCCTGCTAAAATCTAAGAAGCCCGTTAAGAGTCAGCAAGGCAAGAACAAGCCCGGTAATAGGAAGAGCATCAAGAAGgcgaaggaagaggaaaagggtCTTGCTCAACAGGAGGAGATGCAGGACAAACTTGTGTCTGGTGTTCTGACTGGCGTCAATCGAGCTTACCCTTTTACAAGCTCTGACACTGCTCG CCTTGCAAAACACATCGACACTTTGTTCCGCATTACGCACTCGTCAAACTTCAACACGAGCATCCAAGCTCTCATGTTGATCCAGCAATTAACGTCATCGCACCAGGTCGGCGCTGACCGATTCTACCGGACATTATACGAATCGCTGCTTGATCCCCGAGTTGCTACGTCATCAAAGCAAGCGCTTTACCTCAACCTTCTGTTCAAGGCATTGAAGAATGATGTGAACATCCGACGCGTCAAGGCGTTTGTCAAGCGTTTAGTTCAGATTCTTGGGATGCATCAACCGTCGTTTATCTGTGGTATTTTCTATCTGATCCGCGAGTTGGAAAAAACATACAGTGGTCTACAGACGTTGCTTGATCAGCCTGAGGAGAATGAAAGCGATGACGAAGAGGTCTTCCGGGACGTGCCTGATGAGGACGATGAACCACAGCAGCCAGAGGAACCTGAAGTTAAGCCGCAGAAGCCGCAGAATGTATATGACCCGCGCAAGAGAGATCCCGAGCACAGCAATGCCGATAAGACATGTCTCTGGGAACTG CTCCCTTACATGTCACACTTCCATCCATCAGTATCGGTCAATGCGGCCCACCTCCTCGACCACCAAACAATGAGTGGCAAACCCGATCTCTCCATCCACACCCTCTCGCACTTCCTTGACCGCTTCATCTACCGCACGCCCAAGGCAGACAAGGGCGCACGGGGATCGTCCATCATGCAGCCGCTTGCAGGTGGAGAAACAGCCGATCGGTTCATTGGCGCTGGAAAAGCCGCGACGCACGTGCCGCTCAACTCCGAAGCCTtctggaagaagaaggcggacGAGGTTGCTGCAGAGGATGTGTTCTTCCATGAGTACTTCAACCGTGTCGGGAAGGATAAGGAAAAGAGCAAGGCGCGGAGTAAGAAGGACGACAAGGATCCCGTTGCCAAGCATGAAGAGGATGGGGATCTCAGTGATAATGAGGATGAGATTTGGAAGGCGCTTGTCGATTCGCGGCCTGAGCTGGAGGACGGTGATAGCGATGATGATCTGGACATGGATGATCTCGAGTCTGCCTACGACGCGGAAGAGAATGCGGATGAGGGCAGCGGTGACGAGGGCGTTATCTTCAACGACGAGTCCGACAAGTCAGATGAGGAGCCCGTCGACGAAGACATttccgagccagagccagcacCCAAGCCCAAGAGCAAGGActccaagaagaaggacgaggAGCCCTcagacgaggacgacgattTTGACATGGACGTCTCTGACGATGATGCCTTTGTTGGAAGCGACGAGGAGCTGCCTATGGACATGGGCGActttggagaagaagaggaagaggaagaggagaaaccGGCCAAGGAGAAGGACTCGAAGAAGCGGCGCAAGCTCAAGCACCTGCCTACATTTGCATCTGCAGACGACTACGCGGCACTACTGGCTGGAGAAGACGATGGAATGTAA
- a CDS encoding uncharacterized protein (COG:S;~EggNog:ENOG410PQZW): MKLPVPKLPGYGRGTSTTPGSSKQRTIQAPATLSKSPVNSQKPATGHSQRLVSSPTPTAKGPTPNSRGYGRGGFRGRGRGNCNIGRGNSSAAASRNINNLFKDSPAKAEWRAGQEANGFIKLPTSWGSFKYDFFAAAKSTLIARKTAAPTGRYEVFEDIAQKTGAFVNPPSSYTQQALYIWGDPAQVASAKEILYKLVGQCKNVWSTKKNKIEWTKIYAHSNMKEADMDLKERRETILKQLRKVPDLPSAFPEQLLFLWPKDGPPLNECLGSHLEALDVIRAKFGCHLFIPKELPDCVCALGQSHDVMRQIAHRLRTKWSEIIASSNIKSRILLVEPPGPSSMGRQIVVQNNNQFAKAFLHGDSKKGMGLDQWADRAALIKSKNNDRILSAIEKSLRGVAFVRGHLRMRVNIGSFVLDEYRRPKDDKPSYAFEEFREMLMHEQTKGRLVPGLRTNQDELLASCFQATALLESYESETRALERADPAFSVNFEFLGSNNDLLRLEAEFARCPGAQEYEVTQRRWLRPRSGGQTIDKRSPLQIAVVDFERSDWQLEIKSLDFQEASLIDSALRSFSHSINFRRTENMNDISAPPQRKVIFPATAPVSRFVEKTAIRYRLMGTKYTFEIARYDEYSRTLIPAFPGQDPPTIVGSISEKPSTSWGASVFDPNWDNLLGQHANLPVGHSARYSPNLDTFFPPYFPPQEQSGSGEKHTGFWNFVSLVQQAAELLSPARPLSPVVPKAGASKPSPKSQASSGDKKDETTSNNSSPNIDAKGLTGMINADLGTLF; this comes from the exons ATGAAGCTTCCGGTGCCCAAG CTACCAGGCTACGGCCGAGGAACGTCAACTACACCTGGATCGTCCAAACAGAGAACGATCCAAGCTCCAGCAACCCTTTCCAAGAGTCCCGTAAACAGTCAGAAGCCCGCCACCGGACATTCTCAACGCCTTGTGTCTAGTCCCACTCCTACGGCCAAAGGACCAACCCCGAATAGTCGTGGATATGGTCGAGGGGGTTTTCGAGGAAGGGGACGTGGGAACTGCAACATTGGACGTGGTAATTCTAGCGCCGCAGCATCTCGTAATATCAACAATCTCTTCAAAGATTCTCCTGCGAAGGCCGAGTGGAGGGCTGGCCAGGAAGCTAACG GATTTATCAAGCTGCCGACTTCCTGGGGATCATTCAAATATGA CTTTTTTGCTGCAGCAAAGAGTACACTCATTGCAAGAAAGACCGCTGCCCCTACTGGACGATACGAGGTTTTCGAGGATATTGCCCAAAAAACAGGTGCCTTTGTGAACCCACCATCGTCGTATACCCAGCAG GCACTCTACATATGGGGAGATCCGGCTCAGGTGGCGTCCGCAAAAGAAATACTGTATAAGCTCGTTGGGCAATGCAAGAACGTCTGGTCCACCAAGAAGAACAAAATTGAATGGACCAAGATTTACGCTCATTCTAATATGAAAGAGGCAGATATGGACTTGAAGGAGAGACGGGAAACGATACTCAAGCAGCTAAGAAAAGTCCCGGATTTGCCATCGGCTTTCCCTGAGCAG TTGCTCTTTCTGTGGCCAAAAGACGGACCGCCTCTCAATGAATGTCTTGGATCGCATCTCGAAGCTCTTGATGTTATTCGGGCAAAGTTTGGCTGTCACTTGTTCATCCCGAAAGAGCTCCCCGATTGCGTTTGTGCCCTTGGCCAGAGCCATGATGTTATGAGACAGATCGCCCATCGGCTCCGCACCAAATGGAGCGAGATAATAGCGAGCAGCAACATCAAATCCAGAATTCTGCTCGTTGAACCTCCTGGACCGAGTTCCATGGGGAGACAGATCGTGGTTCAGAATAACAATCAGTTTGCCAAAGCTTTCTTGCATGGCGATAGCAAAAAGGGGATGGGTTTGGATCAATGGGCTGACCGGGCTGCTTTAATAAAATCGAAGAATAACGACCGCATTCTCAGTGCCATCGAAAAGTCTCTACGTGGCGTTGCGTTTGTTCGTGGACATCTTCGCATGCGCGTCAATATCGGTTCGTTTGTGCTGGATGAATATCGCCGCCCAAAGGACGACAAGCCGTCGTACGCGTTCGAAGAGTTCAGGGAGATGTTGATGCATGAGCAGACAAAAGGCCGTTTGGTACCCGG GCTGAGGACTAATCAAGATGAGCTCCTCGCAAGTTGCTTCCAAGCCACTGCTCTCCTCGAGTCATACGAAAGCGAAACTCGCGCGCTGGAACGTGCGGATCCTGCGTTTTCCGTAAACTTCGAATTCCTGGGATCCAACAATGACCTCCTCCGCTTGGAGGCGGAATTTGCTAGATGCCCTGGCGCGCAAGAATATGAGGTAACCCAACGACGATGGCTCAGACCTCGCAGCGGTGGCCAAACAATCGATAAGCGATCGCCTCTCCAGATTGCTGTTGTCGACTTTGAACG GTCCGACTGGCAACTAGAGATTAAAAGCCTGGATTTTCAAGAAGCATCCTTAATCGACTCAGCGTTGAGATCCTTTTCTCACTCTATCAATTTTCGGCGTACTGAGAACATGAACGACATTTCGGCGCCGCCACAGAGGAAGGTTATATTTCCCGCAACAGCTCCGGTGTCGAGATTCGTGGAGAAAACAGCGATTCGTTACCGACTGATGGGAACGAAGTATACGTTTGAGATCGCGAGATACGATGAGTACAGTCGCACTCTCATTCCTGCATTCCCGGGACAGGATCCACCAACTATCGTTGGTTCAATTTCGGAAAAGCCATCTACCTCCTGGGGCGCGTCCGTATTCGACCCCAATTGGGACAATCTGCTAGGACAGCACGCGAACCTGCCTGTCGGTCATTCGGCTCGGTACAGTCCCAATTTGGACACCTTCTTCCCACCCTACTTCCCACCCCAAGAGCAGTCGGGGTCAGGAGAAAAGCATACTGGTTTCTGGAACTTCGTCAGCTTGGTGCAGCAGGCCGCTGAGCTTCTTAGTCCGGCACGGCCCTTGTCGCCGGTGGTGCCCAAGGCGGGCGCCAGTAAGCCTAGCCCTAAAAGCCAGGCAAGCTCAGGTGACAAGAAAGACGAGACTACTTCAAACAATTCTTCGCCCAATATTGACGCAAAAGGTCTTACTGGAATGATTAATGCCGATCTTGGTACTCTGTTCTGA
- the GIM5 gene encoding prefoldin subunit 5 (BUSCO:EOG092655L0;~COG:O;~EggNog:ENOG410PR1N;~InterPro:IPR004127,IPR011599,IPR009053;~PFAM:PF02996;~go_component: GO:0016272 - prefoldin complex [Evidence IEA];~go_function: GO:0051082 - unfolded protein binding [Evidence IEA];~go_process: GO:0006457 - protein folding [Evidence IEA]), protein MSAPASNDGAPPGAINVSSLSVPQLRALQSRLTTELEHLTTSHTKLRAAQTKFQDCVRSINDGVKGSQRKGTDGKDEILVPLTSSLYVKGKLADREKVLVDVGTGFYVEKVGFHSCALRVDLVWLTCGQTTAKATEFYNTKIKGLENNLKDLAKVVQGKDVQLRAIEDVLRQKVLSGEATPANTG, encoded by the exons ATGAGCGCCCCCGCATCCAACGACGGAGCTCCCCCAGGCGCAA TAAAcgtctcctccctctccgtCCCACAGCTCCGCGCCCTGCAATCCCGCCTAACCACCGAACTCGAACACCTAACAACCTCGCACACGAAGCTCCGCGCCGCGCAGACCAAGTTCCAAGACTGCGTGCGCTCGATCAACGATGGCGTCAAGGGGTCGCAGCGAAAGgggacagatgggaaggaTGAGATTCTGGTGCCGTTGACAAGTTCGTTGTATGTTAAGGGGAAATTGGCGGATCGGGAGAAAGTACTTGTTGATGTCGGGACAGGGTTTTATGTTGAGAAGGTGGGGTTTCACTCGTGTGCTTTGCGGGTTGATTTGGTATGGCTGACTTGTGGACAGACTACGGCAAAGGCGACTGAGTTCTATAATACCAAGATTAAGGGTTTGGAGAACAATCTGAAAGATTTGGCTAAGGTGGTGCAAGGAAAGGACGTGCAATTGAGGGCTATTGAGGATG TCCTAAGGCAGAAGGTTCTCAGTGGTGAGGCCACCCCGGCAAACACTGGAtaa
- a CDS encoding putative proline--tRNA ligase AIM10 (COG:J;~EggNog:ENOG410PHV2;~InterPro:IPR036621,IPR006195,IPR004154,IPR002316, IPR002314,IPR044140;~PFAM:PF03129,PF00587;~go_component: GO:0005737 - cytoplasm [Evidence IEA];~go_function: GO:0000166 - nucleotide binding [Evidence IEA];~go_function: GO:0004812 - aminoacyl-tRNA ligase activity [Evidence IEA];~go_function: GO:0004827 - proline-tRNA ligase activity [Evidence IEA];~go_function: GO:0005524 - ATP binding [Evidence IEA];~go_process: GO:0006418 - tRNA aminoacylation for protein translation [Evidence IEA];~go_process: GO:0006433 - prolyl-tRNA aminoacylation [Evidence IEA]) — translation MVFGLRPNPGRISAVHRVSLGIVRFHRISRCGLHTDGRSRISNFWIPTGGISKRAVEGEKEDANDLLVRGGFLRQAYSGIFHMLPLGLRVQDKLERLIDKHMRSAGASKVSLSSLSSQELWERSGRLKEGSEVFRFHDRKESRFLLAPTHEEEITTLVGSLTKSYKDLPLRVYQISRKYRDEPRPRQGLLRGREFIMKDLYTFDYNVEEALETYKAVKLAYTHLFNELKIPYLVAAADSGNMGGSLSHEFHFPSSKGEDTLISCSNCDHVYNEELADGKAHGASAVSSPSQAGFATEESSTDGTGTVSTGAWFAISRDKGTLVRGWYPKFFKQPGSREPMEREVSSHAVKSIATAAGIDIDLSVENPLEQWTTYVKSQKTTNGSIPSVLDLYDAQVRVYQRPPLSDLLQGTDRATTEIEYFMLDKFPNTTNGLNLIKVNDGDKCPKCTHGTLKLDTAVELGHTFHLGTRYSDVLSASVMVDKSLLGATNSKDQIVPIQMGCHGIGVSRMITAVADRLADSKGLNWPRVMAPYEVIVVPGKGLEGEAEKVYDQLVSSDPATPVDVILDDRDKQMGWKLGDADLIGYPIIVVVGKGWKNQQTLEVQCRRLGLREDVPLDQLTSFVRSLLERL, via the exons ATGGTGTTCGGGCTCCGCCCAAATCCGGGCCGTATCTCGGCGGTGCATCGAGTATCTTTGGGGATTGTCCGATTCCATAGAATCTCAAGATGCGGTTTACAC ACCGATGGTAGAAGCCGGATATCCAACTTCTGGATCCCGACAGGAGGCATCTCCAAGAGAGCCGTAGAAGGCGAGAAGG AGGATGCAAATGACCTTCTGGTCCGGGGCGGATTTCTTCGACAG GCGTACTCTGGGATATTTCATATGCTGCCGCTTGGTTTGCGTGTCCAAGATAAGCTTGAACGTCTTATTGACAAGCATATGAGATCTGCTG GCGCCTCTAAGGTTTCGTTATCCTCGCTATCATCCCAAGAGCTCTGGGAGCGGTCTGGTCGGTTAAAGGAGGGTTCAGAG GTCTTCAGATTCCACGACAGAAAAGAATCCCGTTTCCTCCTCGCCCCTACACATGAGGAGGAAATCACTACATTAGTCGGCAGTCTCACGAAGTCATACAAAGATCTCCCATTGCGGGTATACCAAATAT CAAGAAAATACCGCGATGAGCCCAGGCCGCGGCAAGGCCTCCTCCGCGGCCGTGAATTCATCATGAAAGACCTCTACACATTCGACTACAACGTCGAAGAAGCCTTGGAAACATACAAAGCCGTGAAACTGGCGTATACACACTTATTCAACGAGCTCAAAATCCCCTACCTAGTCGCCGCAGCAGACTCGGGCAACATGGGCGGAAGCCTAAGCCACGAATTCCACTTCCCCAGCTCTAAGGGAGAAGATACGCTAATCAGCTGCTCGAATTGCGATCATGTCTACAATGAAGAACTTGCAGATGGCAAAGCCCATGGTGCTAGTGCTGTCTCTTCGCCTTCGCAAGCCGGGTTCGCGACGGAGGAATCGTCCACAGACGGAACAGGGACGGTCTCGACAGGTGCCTGGTTCGCCATATCTAGAGACAAGGGAACTCTAGTACGAGGCTGGTATCCTAAATTCTTCAAACAACCCGGGTCCCGAGAACCAATGGAAAGAGAAGTTAGTTCCCATGCCGTGAAATCCATCGCCACAGCAGCAGGAATCGACATCGACCTGAGCGTGGAAAACCCCCTCGAACAATGGACCACATATGTCAAGTCCCAAAAGACCACCAACGGCTCAATACCCAGCGTGCTGGATCTCTACGACGCCCAGGTACGAGTCTACCAACGCCCTCCCCTCAGCGACCTCCTCCAAGGAACCGACCGCGCAACCACAGAAATCGAATACTTCATGCTCGACAAATTCCCCAACACTACCAACGGCCTCAACCTGATCAAAGTCAACGACGGCGACAAATGCCCTAAATGTACGCACGGAACCCTCAAACTCGACACCGCAGTCGAACTAGGACACACCTTTCACCTCGGGACTCGCTACAGCGACGTCCTCAGCGCCTCTGTCATGGTTGACAAGTCCTTGCTCGGTGCCACAAACTCAAAAGATCAAATCGTCCCGATACAAATGGGTTGTCACGGCATTGGCGTCTCGCGGATGATCACCGCCGTAGCAGACCGTCTCGCAGACTCGAAGGGTCTTAACTGGCCACGGGTCATGGCCCCGTATGAAGTTATCGTCGTGCCTGGGAAAGGTCTCGAAGGTGAAGCGGAGAAGGTATACGATCAGCTTGTCTCGTCTGACCCCGCCACTCCTGTTGATGTTATCCTCGATGACCGCGACAAGCAGATGGGCTGGAAGCTTGGGGATGCTGATCTCATTGGGTACCCGATCATTGTGGTCGTTGGCAAAGGATGGAAGAACCAGCAAACATTGGAGGTGCAATGTCGCCGGTTGGGTCTGAGAGAAGACGTGCCTTTGGATCAGCTGACGAGTTTTGTGCGGTCTTTGCTTGAACGATTGTAA